The Engraulis encrasicolus isolate BLACKSEA-1 chromosome 22, IST_EnEncr_1.0, whole genome shotgun sequence genome includes a region encoding these proteins:
- the LOC134439281 gene encoding NACHT, LRR and PYD domains-containing protein 3-like, translating to QKSAAVIPQDHKSLLKEKFQCLTEGISKQGNPTLLNEIYTEVYITEGGSGEVNDEHEVRQIEAASKRSDAYDTPIKCNDIFKPLAGQEKDIRTVLTKGVAGIGKTVSVQKFILDWAEGKANQDVHYIFPLPFRELNLVKEEHLSLVGLIKRFCGDIHDISLFTDDKCKVLFIFDGLDECRIPLRFHSTSNCCDVTEATTMSALLTNLIMGNLLPSALLWITSRPAAANQIPPECVDQVSEIWGFSDPHKEEYFRKRVRDENLASRTIGHLKSSRSLFIMCQIPVFCWIAAAVLEIMLRDRNTGEIPKTLTETYNLFLMIQTEVKQKYSNRKEMDEGMIFKLGKLAFQQLQKGNLIFYEQDLRECGIDITEASVYSGVCTQIFREEAGLYQGKVFCFVHLSIQEHLAALYVHLTFIIHKENVLHLTNPRPAAFPSTLVQSSRPVSVYEMHKSAVDLTLRSDTGHLDLFLRFLLGLSLESNQSLLRDILPKETIQSQTICETVQYIKQKIRESPSPEKCINLFHCLNELNDQLLVDEIKCYLRSSGSRKGTKLSSAQWSAVVFVLLTSEQQLDEFSLGAYGGSEDCLLGLMPVVKASRSADLRGCKLTEESCSSLASALRSGSSLRQLDLSNNNLQDSGVVLLSATLGNPLCQLDTLKLSECKLTEKSCSSLASALSSGSSLRQLYLNENNLLDSGVAFLSAALGNPLCQLETLELYDCNLTEKSCSSLGSALSSGSSLRQLDISYNNLRDPGVALLSAALGNPLCQLETLEMYDCNLREKSCSSLASALSSGSRLRQLDISYNNLRDPGVALLIAALGNPLCQLETLDVSVSALTEKSCSSLASALSSGSSLRELRLHGNNLQDSDVESLLALQRNPECKLQKLGDVDKILDG from the exons ATACCACAAGATCATAAAAGCCTTCTGAAGGAGAAGTTCCAGTGTTTGACTGAGGGAATCTCCAAGCAAGGAAACCCCACACTCCTCAATGAGATCTACACAGaggtctacatcacagaggggggcagtggagaaGTCAACGATGAgcatgaggtcagacagattgAGGCAGCATCCAAGAGATCAGATGCATATGACACACCAATCAAATGCAATGATATTTTCAAACCCTTAGCTGGACAAGAAAAGGACATTAGAACTGTGCTgacaaagggagtggctggcattgggaaaacggtctctgtgcagaagttcattctggactgggctgagggaAAAGCCAATCAGGATGTCCACTACATATTTCCTCTTCCCTTCCGTGAGCTTAACTTAGTGAAGGAGGAACATCTCAGTTTAGTGGGTCTAATTAAACGATTCTGTGGTGACATCCATGATATCAGCCTTTTCACTGATGACAAATGCAAAGtgctgttcatctttgatggtcttgATGAGTGTCGGATTCCTCTGAGATTCCATTCCACCTCAAATTGTTGTGATGTAACAGAAGCAACCACAATGTCTGCTTTGCTGACAAATCTCATCATGGGGAATCTgctgccctctgctctcctctggattACCTCCAGACCAGCTGCAGCCAATCAGATTCCTCCAGAGTGTGTGGACCAGGTGTCAGAAATATGGGGGTTCAGTGACCCCCACaaggaagagtacttcaggaagagagTCCGTGATGAGAACCTGGCTAGCAGAACAATCGGccacctgaagtcatccaggagcctcttcATCATGTGCCAGATTCCTgtcttctgctggattgcagCTGCTGTGCTAGAGATAATGTTGAGGGATAGAAACACAGGTGAGATCCCCAAGACTCTCACTGAAACGTACAACCTTTTCCTGATGATTCAGACAGAAGTCAAACAGAAGTACTCAAACAGAAAAGAGATGGATGAAGGGATGATTTTCAAACTGGGGAAACTTGCTTTCCAGCAGCTGCAGAAGGgcaatctgatcttctatgagcAGGACCTGAGAGAGTGCGGCATTGACATCACAGAGGCAtcagtgtactcaggagtgtgtacccagatcttcagagaggaAGCTGGGCTGTACCAGGGGAAGGTGttctgctttgtgcatctcagcaTTCAGGAGCATCTTGCAGCATTATATGTGCACCTCACGTTCATCATCCACAAGGAAAATGTTCTTCACCTAACCAACCCAAGGCCAGCCGCCTTCCCATCTACTCTTGTTCAGTCGTCTAGGCCCGTGTCTGTGTATGAGATGCACAAGAGTGCAGTAGATCTGACCTTACGAAGTGACACTGGACatctggaccttttcctccgcttccttctgggcctctcactggagtccaatcagagtCTATTGAGAGATATCCTGCCAAAGGAAACCATCCAATCACAGACCATATGTGAAACTGTCCAGTACATCAAGCAGAAGATCAGGGAGAGTCCCTCCCCGGAGAAATGCATAAATCTGTTCCACTGCCTCAATGAGCTGAATGACCAGCTCCTAGTGGATGAAATCAAATGCTACCTGAGGAGCTCTGGAAGTCGAAAGGGAACCAAACTCTCCTCTGCACAGTGGTCTGCTGTGGTGTTTGTGTTGCTGACCTCAGAACAGCAGCTGGATGAGTTTAGTCTGGGGGCATATGGTGGATCAGAGGACTGTCTGCTGGGGCTGATGCCTGTGGTCAAGGCCTCCAGATCAGCGGA TCTCCGTGGTTGTAAGCTGACAGAGGaaagctgttcctctctggcCTCAGCCCTCAGatcaggctcaagtctcagacagttGGACCTGAGTAACAataatctgcaggactctggagtggtTCTTCTTAGTGCTACTTTAGGgaatccactctgtcaactggacACACTAAA GCTATCTGAATGTAAGCTAACAGAGAAAAGCTGTTCCTCTTTGGcttcagccctcagctcaggctcaagtctcagacagctgtACCTCAATGAGAATAATCTGCTGGACTCTGGAGTGGCATTTCTTAGTGCTGCgttaggaaatccactctgtcaactggagacactaga gctgtaTGATTGTAATTTGACAGAgaaaagctgttcctctctgggttcagccctcagctcaggctcaagtctcagacagttGGACATTAGTTACAATAATCTGCGGGACcctggagtggcacttcttagtgctgcattaggaaatccactctgtcaactggagacactaga GATGTATGACTGTAATTTGAGAGAgaaaagctgttcctctctggcttcagccctcagctcaggctcacGTCTCAGACAGTTGGACATTAGTTACAATAATCTGCGGGACcctggagtggcacttcttattgctgcattaggaaatccactctgtcaactggagacactaga tgtcagtgtcagtgctcTGACAGAAaaaagctgttcctctctggcttcagccctcagctcaggctcaagtctcagagAGCTGAGACTGCATGGCAATAATCTGCAGGACTCAGATGTCGAGTCCCTCCTCGCCCTTCAGAGGAACCCAGAGTGTAAACTGCAGAAGCTAGG AGATGTTGATAAAATATTAGATGGCtaa